A genomic window from Caldicellulosiruptor kronotskyensis 2002 includes:
- the nadB gene encoding L-aspartate oxidase — translation MTEFKRFCIEFDSGSDEVLNFDVVIIGTGVAGLYTAVNLDKRLKTALVTKETMQVSNTILAQGGIAAPLSHDDSPDIHYMDTIRAGSGLCDSHMVRILVDEAIENINVLLKMNIPFDLDDEGEIVLGQEGAHSRRRIIHASGDATGRIVSEHLGHVVKSYENVTIFENAFLVDILTDEQNTAIGVLLKINNKNVILFAKNIVLASGGYGYLYKYTTNPEVTTGDGCAAAVRCGAKVVDMELVQFHPTVLYHEKNKSFLISEAVRGEGALLFNSFGERFMPKYHPLAELAPRDIVSRSIYFELQRTGSENVFLDITHLDANFIRKRFPNIYQKCLELGIDITKQRIPVAPAQHYSMGGVLSDEFGRTTVENLFVCGEAAGTRVHGANRLASNSLLEGLVFGRRIAQYINGRLQKNVKHIAIYHRSLSKKDFDLNVATEIEGLRSKMSEHAGIVRTREGLEKLIDYIVSRLEILNIMRLSTQKEIEYYNMLMIGYILANAALMRKESRGSHYRKDFPYQDDINWKKHLVYSNIYGWEEIF, via the coding sequence TTGACAGAGTTTAAAAGGTTTTGTATTGAATTTGACTCTGGTAGTGATGAAGTATTAAATTTTGATGTAGTGATTATTGGAACAGGCGTTGCAGGGCTATACACTGCAGTCAATCTTGACAAAAGACTAAAAACTGCTCTTGTAACAAAAGAAACCATGCAGGTTAGCAATACCATTTTGGCCCAAGGTGGGATTGCAGCGCCACTTAGCCATGATGACAGTCCTGACATACACTATATGGATACAATAAGAGCGGGCAGTGGTCTTTGTGATTCGCACATGGTAAGAATTTTGGTTGATGAGGCTATTGAAAATATAAATGTTCTGCTTAAGATGAATATTCCGTTTGATTTAGATGACGAAGGTGAGATTGTTTTAGGTCAGGAAGGAGCACACAGCCGACGAAGGATTATCCATGCAAGTGGTGATGCAACGGGAAGAATTGTGTCTGAACATTTAGGACATGTAGTTAAGTCATATGAAAACGTTACAATATTTGAAAATGCTTTTCTGGTTGATATACTCACCGATGAACAGAACACTGCCATAGGAGTTTTGCTAAAGATAAATAATAAGAATGTCATTTTATTTGCAAAAAACATTGTTCTGGCATCTGGTGGCTATGGATATTTGTACAAATACACAACCAACCCTGAGGTGACAACAGGCGATGGCTGTGCTGCAGCTGTAAGGTGTGGAGCAAAGGTTGTGGATATGGAACTTGTGCAGTTTCATCCTACAGTGCTTTATCATGAAAAAAACAAGAGCTTTTTAATATCAGAGGCAGTAAGAGGAGAAGGTGCTCTTCTTTTTAATAGTTTTGGTGAAAGGTTTATGCCTAAGTACCATCCTCTTGCAGAGCTTGCACCAAGAGATATTGTTTCTCGTAGTATATACTTTGAGCTGCAGAGGACAGGTTCTGAAAACGTATTTCTTGATATTACTCATCTTGATGCTAACTTTATAAGAAAAAGATTTCCTAATATATATCAAAAATGTTTGGAACTTGGTATCGATATTACAAAACAGAGAATTCCTGTTGCACCTGCGCAGCATTATAGTATGGGTGGGGTGCTTTCTGACGAGTTTGGCAGAACCACTGTAGAAAACCTTTTTGTATGTGGTGAGGCAGCAGGGACACGTGTTCATGGAGCAAATAGGCTTGCATCAAATTCACTTTTAGAAGGTCTTGTTTTTGGAAGAAGAATAGCTCAATATATCAATGGCAGGTTACAAAAAAATGTAAAACACATAGCAATCTATCATAGAAGCTTGAGTAAAAAGGATTTTGATTTGAACGTAGCTACCGAGATTGAAGGTTTGAGAAGTAAAATGAGTGAGCATGCAGGGATTGTGCGAACAAGAGAAGGACTTGAAAAATTGATAGATTACATTGTCTCAAGGTTAGAAATATTGAATATAATGAGACTCAGCACTCAAAAAGAGATAGAATATTATAACATGCTTATGATAGGATACATCCTGGCAAATGCTGCGCTTATGAGAAAAGAAAGTAGAGGCTCTCATTACAGAAAAGATTTTCCGTATCAGGACGATATTAACTGGAAAAAGCATTTGGTATACTCAAACATTTATGGATGGGAGGAAATCTTTTAA
- the nadA gene encoding quinolinate synthase NadA — translation MNIEVLKNEIYKLKEEKNALIVAHNYQIDEVQEIADFVGDSFYLSKVCAERPEKVIVFCGVHFMAESAKILSPNKKVLLPEIDAGCPLADMVTAEDVENLKKKYPDYSIVCYINSPASVKAKSDVICTSSNAVKIVREFPNDKIIFLPDKNLGSFVKKQVPEKDIILWEGFCITHYKIKKEDVEKAKSLHPNALVLVHPECRPEVVELADFVGSTKQIIDFATASKEKEFIIGTEMGVLYSLKKLNPDKKFYILHPGMICPNMKKNTLQSVRDALLYERYQIEVEEEIMEGAKKALSKMLEIG, via the coding sequence TTGAATATAGAAGTACTAAAAAATGAAATTTACAAGCTAAAAGAAGAAAAGAACGCTTTGATAGTTGCTCACAATTACCAAATTGATGAAGTGCAGGAGATTGCTGATTTTGTGGGCGACTCTTTTTATCTTAGCAAAGTGTGTGCTGAGCGTCCAGAAAAAGTTATAGTATTTTGTGGAGTTCACTTTATGGCTGAGAGTGCAAAGATACTTTCGCCAAATAAAAAGGTACTGTTGCCAGAGATAGATGCTGGATGTCCTCTTGCTGATATGGTGACTGCAGAAGATGTTGAGAATTTAAAAAAGAAATATCCTGATTATTCAATTGTGTGTTATATTAACTCTCCTGCTTCTGTCAAGGCAAAATCAGATGTTATCTGTACTTCATCAAATGCTGTGAAGATTGTAAGAGAATTTCCTAATGACAAAATAATTTTCTTGCCAGACAAAAACTTAGGAAGTTTTGTAAAGAAACAGGTACCGGAAAAAGACATCATCTTATGGGAAGGATTCTGTATTACCCATTACAAGATAAAAAAAGAGGATGTTGAAAAGGCAAAATCTTTACATCCAAATGCTTTGGTTTTGGTCCATCCTGAGTGTAGACCAGAAGTAGTTGAGCTTGCTGATTTTGTCGGAAGTACAAAACAGATAATAGATTTTGCTACTGCTTCAAAAGAAAAAGAGTTTATTATCGGCACAGAGATGGGAGTGCTGTATAGTTTAAAGAAGCTAAATCCCGACAAGAAGTTTTATATTCTTCATCCAGGGATGATTTGTCCTAATATGAAGAAGAATACTTTGCAATCGGTAAGAGATGCTCTTTTGTATGAGAGGTACCAGATAGAAGTTGAAGAAGAAATTATGGAAGGCGCAAAAAAAGCACTTTCTAAGATGCTTGAAATTGGCTAA
- the ruvX gene encoding Holliday junction resolvase RuvX: MRILCLDIGNSRVGVAISDPLKITAQPVMTIELRNKDLFEELDKIFQGYNIEKVVIGYPLSKLHPDQKDEKLKKIDEISEKIESRYNVEIVKWDERFSTKAVERVIDEELNWKRKKKIIDKVAAVYILQGYLDFYNGS, translated from the coding sequence TTGAGGATTCTATGTCTTGACATAGGTAACAGCAGAGTTGGTGTTGCAATTTCAGACCCACTCAAAATTACTGCTCAGCCGGTTATGACAATTGAGTTACGAAATAAAGATTTGTTTGAAGAACTTGACAAGATATTTCAAGGATACAATATAGAAAAGGTTGTGATAGGCTATCCTCTTTCTAAGTTACATCCTGATCAGAAAGATGAAAAACTTAAAAAAATTGATGAGATTTCTGAAAAGATTGAAAGCAGATACAATGTAGAGATTGTAAAATGGGATGAGAGATTTTCAACAAAAGCTGTTGAAAGAGTGATAGATGAAGAACTGAACTGGAAAAGAAAGAAAAAGATAATTGACAAAGTTGCGGCAGTTTATATTCTTCAGGGGTATCTTGACTTTTATAATGGAAGCTAA
- a CDS encoding aldo/keto reductase, with protein METIKLGSTSLYVSRICFGTLTLGPLQKRLSIEDGARLLAYAYQKGINFVDTAELYETYEYIRKSIQISGIRPVISTKSYAYDKKTAEFSLNKALKELDVDYIDLFMLHEQEGENTFKGHYEAVEYFLKAKEKGYIKHFGISTHYVKAVKDALKYPEIEVIHPIFNYKGIGIVDGTVDEMAEAIKEAYIHGKGIFAMKIFGGGNLLSNFKKALEFIFDFPYLHSVAIGMQSIFEVDYNIRCFEEKKVYLEKELLENIKTKKIHVESWCEGCGECALHCHQDAISVKDGKVVVDYSKCLCCGYCSSYCKLFALKVI; from the coding sequence ATGGAAACAATTAAACTTGGAAGTACATCACTTTATGTGAGCAGAATATGTTTTGGTACCTTGACTTTAGGGCCGCTTCAAAAGAGATTATCTATTGAAGATGGAGCAAGGCTTTTGGCGTATGCGTATCAAAAAGGTATAAATTTTGTTGATACTGCTGAGCTGTATGAGACATATGAATACATAAGAAAGTCAATCCAGATAAGTGGGATACGACCAGTGATATCTACAAAATCATATGCTTATGATAAAAAAACAGCAGAATTTTCTTTAAATAAAGCATTGAAAGAACTGGATGTTGATTACATAGACCTATTTATGCTCCATGAACAGGAAGGTGAGAATACTTTCAAAGGACATTATGAAGCAGTTGAGTATTTTTTAAAAGCAAAAGAAAAAGGGTATATAAAACATTTTGGTATATCTACCCACTATGTAAAGGCGGTAAAAGATGCCCTCAAATATCCAGAAATTGAAGTAATCCATCCTATATTTAACTATAAGGGAATTGGAATTGTAGATGGTACAGTTGATGAGATGGCTGAGGCAATAAAAGAAGCTTACATACATGGCAAAGGAATTTTTGCTATGAAGATATTTGGTGGAGGCAACCTCCTTTCTAACTTTAAGAAAGCGCTTGAGTTTATATTTGATTTTCCTTATCTTCATTCTGTTGCAATTGGTATGCAAAGTATATTTGAAGTTGACTATAATATTAGATGCTTTGAGGAAAAGAAGGTTTACTTGGAAAAGGAATTATTAGAAAATATAAAGACAAAAAAGATTCATGTTGAAAGCTGGTGTGAAGGCTGTGGAGAGTGCGCTTTGCATTGCCACCAAGATGCTATTTCTGTGAAAGATGGAAAAGTGGTTGTTGACTATTCCAAATGTCTTTGCTGTGGATACTGCAGTAGCTATTGTAAGCTTTTTGCTTTAAAAGTAATCTGA
- a CDS encoding IreB family regulatory phosphoprotein: MNDKTQHFSFEESMEKKVKEILSEVYSALKEKGYNPIAQLVGYLISGDPTYITNHKNARSIIRRIERDEILEEIVKFYIDNNIE, from the coding sequence ATGAACGATAAAACTCAACATTTCTCATTTGAAGAGAGTATGGAAAAAAAGGTTAAAGAGATATTGAGTGAAGTTTACAGTGCGCTGAAAGAAAAGGGTTACAATCCAATTGCTCAGCTTGTAGGATACTTAATATCAGGTGACCCAACTTATATTACTAATCATAAGAATGCCCGCTCTATAATAAGGAGAATTGAAAGAGATGAAATATTGGAAGAAATTGTTAAGTTTTATATTGATAATAACATTGAGTAG
- a CDS encoding TrmH family RNA methyltransferase, with amino-acid sequence MSTKKVEFISSRENECIKRVKKLHDKKYREEFRSFIIEGLKLVKEAIEYQIECINLVIFSQQAKEKYQEFFEECKYLLQDGKIKRVIEVPDKLFEYITTTSTPQGILAECIFVDKDINFIKNLRRVVIADNLQDPGNLGTLIRCADAFGFDAVVTTKGTVDIYNPKTTRATMGSLFHLQIMREAEEGKLIKILKDNSFAVYVATPYGDIEISKIVPDKRFCIVIGNESEGVSDSFAKVATRKIKIPMVGKTESLNAAVAASIVLYELRKR; translated from the coding sequence ATGTCCACAAAAAAAGTTGAGTTTATTAGTAGTCGCGAGAACGAATGTATAAAGAGAGTAAAAAAACTGCATGATAAAAAGTACAGAGAAGAGTTTAGGTCTTTCATAATTGAAGGTTTAAAACTTGTCAAAGAAGCTATTGAGTATCAGATTGAATGTATAAACTTGGTTATATTTTCTCAACAGGCAAAAGAGAAGTATCAAGAATTTTTTGAGGAGTGCAAGTACCTTTTACAAGATGGGAAAATAAAAAGAGTTATTGAGGTTCCTGATAAGTTGTTTGAATACATTACTACAACTTCTACACCGCAAGGTATTTTAGCTGAGTGTATTTTTGTTGACAAAGATATAAATTTTATAAAAAATCTGAGAAGAGTAGTTATAGCTGACAACCTACAGGACCCTGGCAATTTGGGAACATTAATTAGATGTGCTGATGCATTTGGATTTGACGCTGTTGTAACAACAAAGGGAACAGTTGATATTTACAATCCTAAGACAACACGTGCCACAATGGGTTCACTTTTTCATCTTCAGATTATGAGAGAGGCTGAAGAGGGAAAATTAATCAAAATCCTAAAAGATAATAGCTTTGCAGTTTATGTGGCAACGCCGTATGGTGATATTGAAATTTCAAAAATTGTTCCTGACAAAAGATTTTGTATTGTTATTGGTAATGAATCTGAAGGAGTTAGCGATTCTTTTGCAAAGGTGGCAACAAGAAAGATAAAAATTCCCATGGTTGGCAAAACAGAGTCTTTAAATGCGGCGGTGGCAGCTTCAATTGTGTTGTATGAATTGAGAAAAAGATAG
- the rplT gene encoding 50S ribosomal protein L20 translates to MRIKNGVWARKRHKKWLKLAKGYFGAKSKIFKQAHVAVMRSLRYAYIGRRLKKRDFRRLWITRINAAARQNGLSYSKFMNGLKKAGINLNRKVLADMAVNDQKAFAELVEIAKKQINAQ, encoded by the coding sequence ATGAGAATAAAAAATGGTGTTTGGGCAAGAAAGAGACATAAAAAATGGCTAAAACTTGCAAAGGGTTATTTTGGTGCAAAGAGCAAGATTTTTAAACAAGCGCATGTAGCTGTAATGAGGTCTTTAAGATATGCATATATAGGTAGAAGGCTTAAAAAGAGAGATTTTAGAAGGCTGTGGATAACAAGAATTAATGCAGCAGCAAGACAAAATGGTCTTTCGTACAGCAAGTTTATGAATGGTCTTAAAAAAGCAGGAATTAATCTTAATAGAAAAGTCTTAGCAGATATGGCTGTTAATGATCAAAAAGCATTTGCTGAGCTGGTTGAAATTGCTAAAAAGCAAATAAATGCGCAGTAA
- the rpmI gene encoding 50S ribosomal protein L35, with the protein MPKLKTHRGLAKRIKISGSGKYLRRKAGKSHLLSGKSRKRKRNLKKTVVVDATNVKAVKKLLPYL; encoded by the coding sequence ATGCCGAAACTTAAAACACATAGAGGTCTTGCAAAAAGAATTAAGATTAGTGGAAGTGGGAAATATTTAAGAAGAAAAGCAGGTAAAAGTCACCTTTTGAGCGGTAAGTCAAGAAAGAGAAAGAGAAATTTGAAAAAGACGGTGGTTGTTGATGCTACCAACGTTAAAGCAGTCAAAAAGCTTTTGCCGTACCTATAA
- the infC gene encoding translation initiation factor IF-3, which translates to MLINEQIRDKEVRVIDENGVQLGIMSIKEALRIAEEKKLDLVKIAPHANPPVCKIMDYGKYKFELAKKEKEAKKNQKVINVKEIRLTTTIEEHDFNVKVKNAIRFLQDGDKVKVSIRFRGREVLHPEIGEEIINRFIEKIKDYGVVEKKPKLDGKNLTAVIAPKQQ; encoded by the coding sequence TTGCTCATTAATGAGCAGATAAGAGACAAGGAAGTAAGAGTAATTGATGAGAACGGTGTTCAACTTGGAATTATGAGCATAAAAGAGGCACTGAGGATTGCTGAGGAAAAAAAACTTGATTTAGTTAAGATTGCTCCTCATGCTAATCCACCTGTGTGCAAGATAATGGATTATGGCAAGTATAAGTTTGAACTTGCCAAAAAAGAGAAAGAGGCAAAGAAAAATCAAAAGGTTATTAACGTAAAAGAAATCAGGCTTACAACCACAATTGAAGAACATGACTTTAACGTAAAAGTAAAAAATGCAATTAGGTTTTTACAGGATGGAGACAAAGTAAAGGTGTCTATTCGATTTAGGGGTCGTGAAGTTTTGCATCCTGAAATAGGTGAAGAAATTATAAACAGGTTCATAGAAAAAATAAAAGATTACGGAGTTGTTGAGAAAAAGCCGAAATTGGATGGAAAGAACCTTACAGCGGTCATTGCGCCAAAACAGCAATAA
- the larE gene encoding ATP-dependent sacrificial sulfur transferase LarE has translation MDIIIDETLQEKYEKLKNYIKSLGSLAIAYSGGVDSTFLVKVAYDVLGDRVIAVTATSSTYPKRELNDAITFIKQIGAKHIVIESEELEIEGFNKNPVDRCYYCKKELFEKIWKVAKAHGIEYVADGSNFDDLNDFRPGMKAACELNVVSPLKVAGLTKEDIRKLSKELGLPTWDKPAFACLSSRIPYGERITKEKLSMIEKAEEYLIGLGFKQVRVRYHQDKLARIEIGKDEMEKFLDIKLIENVRNKFKELGFLYITLDLEGYRTGSMNLSLNL, from the coding sequence ATGGATATCATAATAGATGAAACATTACAAGAAAAATATGAAAAATTAAAAAACTATATCAAAAGCTTAGGAAGCCTTGCAATTGCTTATTCAGGTGGAGTGGATAGTACATTTTTAGTCAAAGTTGCTTATGATGTTTTAGGAGATAGAGTTATTGCTGTGACTGCAACATCCTCAACCTATCCAAAAAGAGAACTCAATGATGCAATAACATTCATAAAACAAATAGGAGCAAAACACATAGTCATAGAATCAGAAGAGCTTGAAATTGAGGGATTTAATAAAAACCCTGTTGATAGATGCTATTACTGCAAAAAAGAGCTTTTTGAAAAGATATGGAAAGTAGCAAAGGCACATGGAATTGAGTATGTTGCGGATGGTTCAAACTTTGATGATTTGAATGATTTTAGACCTGGCATGAAGGCGGCATGTGAGCTGAATGTGGTAAGTCCACTTAAAGTTGCTGGGCTTACAAAAGAGGATATTAGGAAATTGTCAAAAGAGTTGGGACTTCCAACATGGGACAAACCTGCCTTTGCATGCCTTTCTTCACGCATACCTTACGGAGAAAGAATAACAAAAGAAAAATTAAGCATGATAGAAAAAGCTGAGGAATATTTAATTGGACTTGGGTTTAAGCAGGTGAGGGTAAGGTATCATCAAGACAAACTTGCACGAATAGAAATAGGTAAGGATGAGATGGAGAAGTTTTTAGATATTAAGTTAATAGAGAATGTTAGGAATAAGTTTAAAGAGTTAGGTTTTTTGTATATTACTTTAGATTTAGAGGGGTACAGAACAGGGAGTATGAATTTGAGTTTGAATTTATAG
- the hemL gene encoding glutamate-1-semialdehyde 2,1-aminomutase, with protein MRLDKSKEIFDKTKRYIPGGVNSPIRAFKNLSIIPPIISKGKGCHIFDVDGNEYIDFVLSWGAMILGHCDPDVVNRIKEVVEEQIAFGAPTEIEYEMAKLVCETAQIDMVRFVNSGTEATMTAVRLAKGYTGKKKIVKFAGCYHGHHDIFLKEAGSAVAELRLKGIDEDIVQNTIVVEYNNLDSVEKAFKENKDEIAAVIIEPVAGNMGTVASKKEFLQTLREICNFYGSVLIFDEVITGFRLSLKGARALYNVEPDLITLGKIIGGGLPCGAVGGKKEIMQCLAPQGNVFQAGTMSGNPIVMSVGYATIKKLKENPHFYSNLEMLAGKFEKELTQVFSNSNLTFCINRVGSMLTIFFGVEKVENFEMAKMSDLDLFRSFAEYMIKNHIYVPSSQFEAMFLSVAHSENDVEKFVEIAEEFCSSKRK; from the coding sequence CAGTCCAATTCGTGCATTTAAGAATTTGAGTATTATTCCGCCTATTATATCAAAAGGAAAAGGCTGCCATATATTTGATGTGGATGGGAATGAATACATTGATTTTGTGCTGTCCTGGGGGGCAATGATATTAGGGCATTGTGACCCTGATGTTGTAAATAGGATAAAAGAAGTGGTGGAAGAACAAATAGCATTTGGTGCTCCAACAGAAATTGAATATGAGATGGCAAAGCTTGTGTGTGAGACAGCTCAAATTGATATGGTTCGATTTGTTAATTCAGGAACAGAAGCTACAATGACTGCTGTAAGACTTGCGAAAGGCTATACTGGGAAGAAAAAAATAGTAAAGTTTGCAGGCTGTTATCATGGTCATCATGACATCTTTCTGAAAGAAGCAGGATCAGCAGTAGCTGAGCTAAGATTAAAAGGAATTGATGAAGACATTGTGCAAAATACAATTGTTGTTGAATACAACAATTTAGATTCAGTAGAAAAAGCTTTTAAAGAAAACAAAGATGAGATAGCAGCTGTTATAATTGAGCCTGTGGCAGGAAATATGGGAACTGTAGCATCAAAAAAAGAGTTTTTACAAACTTTAAGAGAAATTTGCAACTTCTATGGCAGTGTTCTGATTTTCGATGAAGTAATAACCGGCTTTAGGCTCTCATTAAAAGGGGCAAGAGCTTTATATAATGTTGAGCCGGACCTTATAACTCTTGGAAAGATAATTGGTGGAGGACTTCCTTGCGGTGCAGTTGGTGGCAAGAAAGAGATAATGCAGTGTTTAGCACCCCAAGGAAATGTCTTTCAGGCAGGTACTATGTCGGGCAATCCAATTGTGATGAGTGTAGGGTACGCTACTATCAAGAAGCTTAAAGAAAATCCTCATTTTTATAGTAATTTGGAGATGTTAGCAGGAAAATTCGAAAAAGAGTTGACACAAGTCTTTTCTAATTCCAATTTAACTTTTTGCATAAACAGGGTAGGTTCAATGCTAACAATCTTTTTTGGAGTTGAAAAGGTAGAAAATTTCGAGATGGCAAAGATGAGCGATTTAGACTTGTTCAGAAGTTTTGCAGAATATATGATAAAAAACCATATTTATGTTCCTTCTTCTCAATTTGAAGCGATGTTCTTATCTGTAGCACATAGCGAAAATGATGTAGAAAAATTCGTTGAAATTGCTGAGGAATTTTGCTCTTCAAAAAGGAAATGA